In a single window of the Labrus mixtus unplaced genomic scaffold, fLabMix1.1 SCAFFOLD_79, whole genome shotgun sequence genome:
- the LOC132967028 gene encoding collagen alpha-1(III) chain-like isoform X6: MESGPSESGPLGTESGPSESGPLGTESGPSESGPLGTESGPSESGPLGTESGPSESGHLGIESGPSESGPLGTESGPSESGPLGTESGLLGTESGPSESGPLGTESGPSESGPLGTESGPSESGPLGTESGPSESGPLGIESGPSESGPLGTESVPSESGPFGTESGPSESGPLGIESGPSESGPLATESGPSESGPLGTESGPSESGPLGTESGPLGTEFGPSESGHLGTESGPSESGPLGTESGPLGTESGPSESGPLGIESGPSESGPLATESGPSESGPLGIESGPSESGPLGTESGPSESGPLGTESGPSESGHLGTESGPFGTEFGPSESGHLGTESGPSESGPSESGPLGTESGSLGTESGPSESGPSESGPGLSWSV, from the exons ATGGAGTCTGGACCTTCAGAGTCTGGGCCTTTGGGAACAGAGTCTGGACCTTCAGAGTCTGGGCCTTTGGGAACAGAATCTGGACCTTCAGAGTCTGGGCCTTTGGGAACAGAGTCTGGACCTTCAGAGTCTGGGCCTTTGGGAACAGAATCTGGACCTTCAGAGTCTGGGCATTTGGGAATAGAGTCTGGACCTTCAGAGTCTGGGCCTTTGGGAACAGAATCTGGACCTTCAGAGTCTGGGCCTTTGGGAACAGAGTCTGGGCTTTTGGGAACAGAATCTGGACCTTCAGAGTCTGGGCCTTTGGGAACAGAGTCTGGACCTTCAGAGTCTGGACCTTTGGGAACAGAATCTGGACCTTCAGAGTCTGGGCCTTTGGGAACAGAGTCTGGACCTTCAGAGTCTGGGCCTTTGGGAATAGAGTCTGGACCTTCAGAGTCTGGACCTTTGGGAACAGAATCTGTACCTTCAGAGTCTGGGCCTTTTGGAACAGAGTCTGGACCTTCAGAGTCTGGGCCTTTGGGAATAGAGTCTGGACCTTCAGAGTCTGGACCTTTGGCAACAGAGTCTGGACCTTCAGAGTCTGGACCTTTGGGAACAGAGTCTGGACCTTCAGAGTCTGGGCCTTTGGGAACAGAGTCCGGGCCTTTGGGAACAGAGTTTGGACCTTCAGAGTCTGGACATTTGGGAACAGAGTCTGGACCTTCAGAGTCTGGGCCTTTGGGAACAGAGTCTGGACCTTTGGGAACAGAGTCTGGACCTTCAGAGTCTGGGCCTTTGGGAATAGAGTCTGGACCTTCAGAGTCTGGACCTTTGGCAACAGAGTCTGGACCTTCAGAGTCCGGGCCTTTGGGAATAGAGTCTGGACCTTCAGAGTCTGGACCTTTGGGAACAGAGTCTGGACCTTCAGAGTCTGGGCCTTTGGGAACAGAGTCTGGACCTTCAGAGTCTGGACATTTGGGAACAGAGTCTGGACCTTTTGGAACAGAGTTTGGACCTTCAGAGTCTGGACATTTGGGAACAGAGTCTGGACCTTCAGAGTCTGGGC CTTCAGAGTCTGGGCCTTTGGGAACAGAGTCTGGATCTTTGGGAACAGAGTCTGGACCTTCAGAGTCTGGACCTTCAGAGTCTGGTCCTGGACTCAGCTGGTCTGTGTGA
- the LOC132967028 gene encoding collagen alpha-1(III) chain-like isoform X5, translating to MESGPSESGPLGTESGPSESGPLGTESGPSESGPLGTESGPSESGPLGTESGPSESGHLGIESGPSESGPLGTESGPSESGPLGTESGLLGTESGPSESGPLGTESGPSESGPLGTESGPSESGPLGTESGPSESGPLGIESGPSESGPLGTESVPSESGPFGTESGPSESGPLGIESGPSESGPLATESGPSESGPLGTESGPSESGPLGTESGPLGTEFGPSESGHLGTESGPSESGPLGTESGPLGTESGPSESGPLGIESGPSESGPLATESGPSESGPLGIESGPSESGPLGTESGPSESGPLGTESGPSESGHLGTESGPFGTEFGPSESGHLGTESGPSESGPLGTESGPLGTESGLSESGPLGTESGPLCSPVSRTFELFCNLVI from the exons ATGGAGTCTGGACCTTCAGAGTCTGGGCCTTTGGGAACAGAGTCTGGACCTTCAGAGTCTGGGCCTTTGGGAACAGAATCTGGACCTTCAGAGTCTGGGCCTTTGGGAACAGAGTCTGGACCTTCAGAGTCTGGGCCTTTGGGAACAGAATCTGGACCTTCAGAGTCTGGGCATTTGGGAATAGAGTCTGGACCTTCAGAGTCTGGGCCTTTGGGAACAGAATCTGGACCTTCAGAGTCTGGGCCTTTGGGAACAGAGTCTGGGCTTTTGGGAACAGAATCTGGACCTTCAGAGTCTGGGCCTTTGGGAACAGAGTCTGGACCTTCAGAGTCTGGACCTTTGGGAACAGAATCTGGACCTTCAGAGTCTGGGCCTTTGGGAACAGAGTCTGGACCTTCAGAGTCTGGGCCTTTGGGAATAGAGTCTGGACCTTCAGAGTCTGGACCTTTGGGAACAGAATCTGTACCTTCAGAGTCTGGGCCTTTTGGAACAGAGTCTGGACCTTCAGAGTCTGGGCCTTTGGGAATAGAGTCTGGACCTTCAGAGTCTGGACCTTTGGCAACAGAGTCTGGACCTTCAGAGTCTGGACCTTTGGGAACAGAGTCTGGACCTTCAGAGTCTGGGCCTTTGGGAACAGAGTCCGGGCCTTTGGGAACAGAGTTTGGACCTTCAGAGTCTGGACATTTGGGAACAGAGTCTGGACCTTCAGAGTCTGGGCCTTTGGGAACAGAGTCTGGACCTTTGGGAACAGAGTCTGGACCTTCAGAGTCTGGGCCTTTGGGAATAGAGTCTGGACCTTCAGAGTCTGGACCTTTGGCAACAGAGTCTGGACCTTCAGAGTCCGGGCCTTTGGGAATAGAGTCTGGACCTTCAGAGTCTGGACCTTTGGGAACAGAGTCTGGACCTTCAGAGTCTGGGCCTTTGGGAACAGAGTCTGGACCTTCAGAGTCTGGACATTTGGGAACAGAGTCTGGACCTTTTGGAACAGAGTTTGGACCTTCAGAGTCTGGACATTTGGGAACAGAGTCTGGACCTTCAGAGTCTGGGCCTTTGGGAACAGAGTCTGGACCTTTGGGAACAGAGTCTGGGC TTTCAGAGTCTGGACCTTTGGGAACAGAGTCTGGACCTT TGTGTTCTCCTGTTAGTCGTACGTTTGAGTTGTTCTGTAACCTCGTGATCTGA
- the LOC132967028 gene encoding collagen alpha-1(III) chain-like isoform X8 → MESGPSESGPLGTESGPSESGPLGTESGPSESGPLGTESGPSESGPLGTESGPSESGHLGIESGPSESGPLGTESGPSESGPLGTESGLLGTESGPSESGPLGTESGPSESGPLGTESGPSESGPLGTESGPSESGPLGIESGPSESGPLGTESVPSESGPFGTESGPSESGPLGIESGPSESGPLATESGPSESGPLGTESGPSESGPLGTESGPLGTEFGPSESGHLGTESGPSESGPLGTESGPLGTESGPSESGPLGIESGPSESGPLATESGPSESGPLGIESGPSESGPLGTESGPSESGPLGTESGLSESGPLGTESGPLCSPVSRTFELFCNLVI, encoded by the exons ATGGAGTCTGGACCTTCAGAGTCTGGGCCTTTGGGAACAGAGTCTGGACCTTCAGAGTCTGGGCCTTTGGGAACAGAATCTGGACCTTCAGAGTCTGGGCCTTTGGGAACAGAGTCTGGACCTTCAGAGTCTGGGCCTTTGGGAACAGAATCTGGACCTTCAGAGTCTGGGCATTTGGGAATAGAGTCTGGACCTTCAGAGTCTGGGCCTTTGGGAACAGAATCTGGACCTTCAGAGTCTGGGCCTTTGGGAACAGAGTCTGGGCTTTTGGGAACAGAATCTGGACCTTCAGAGTCTGGGCCTTTGGGAACAGAGTCTGGACCTTCAGAGTCTGGACCTTTGGGAACAGAATCTGGACCTTCAGAGTCTGGGCCTTTGGGAACAGAGTCTGGACCTTCAGAGTCTGGGCCTTTGGGAATAGAGTCTGGACCTTCAGAGTCTGGACCTTTGGGAACAGAATCTGTACCTTCAGAGTCTGGGCCTTTTGGAACAGAGTCTGGACCTTCAGAGTCTGGGCCTTTGGGAATAGAGTCTGGACCTTCAGAGTCTGGACCTTTGGCAACAGAGTCTGGACCTTCAGAGTCTGGACCTTTGGGAACAGAGTCTGGACCTTCAGAGTCTGGGCCTTTGGGAACAGAGTCCGGGCCTTTGGGAACAGAGTTTGGACCTTCAGAGTCTGGACATTTGGGAACAGAGTCTGGACCTTCAGAGTCTGGGCCTTTGGGAACAGAGTCTGGACCTTTGGGAACAGAGTCTGGACCTTCAGAGTCTGGGCCTTTGGGAATAGAGTCTGGACCTTCAGAGTCTGGACCTTTGGCAACAGAGTCTGGACCTTCAGAGTCCGGGCCTTTGGGAATAGAGTCTGGACCTTCAGAGTCTGGACCTTTGGGAACAGAGTCTGGACCTTCAGAGTCTGGGCCTTTGGGAACAGAGTCTGGAC TTTCAGAGTCTGGACCTTTGGGAACAGAGTCTGGACCTT TGTGTTCTCCTGTTAGTCGTACGTTTGAGTTGTTCTGTAACCTCGTGATCTGA
- the LOC132967028 gene encoding collagen alpha-1(III) chain-like isoform X9, which yields MESGPSESGPLGTESGPSESGPLGTESGPSESGPLGTESGPSESGPLGTESGPSESGHLGIESGPSESGPLGTESGPSESGPLGTESGLLGTESGPSESGPLGTESGPSESGPLGTESGPSESGPLGTESGPSESGPLGIESGPSESGPLGTESVPSESGPFGTESGPSESGPLGIESGPSESGPLATESGPSESGPLGTESGPSESGPLGTESGPLGTEFGPSESGHLGTESGPSESGPLGTESGPLGTESGPSESGPLGIESGPSESGPLATESGPSESGPLGIESGPSESGPLGTESGLSESGPLGTESGPLCSPVSRTFELFCNLVI from the exons ATGGAGTCTGGACCTTCAGAGTCTGGGCCTTTGGGAACAGAGTCTGGACCTTCAGAGTCTGGGCCTTTGGGAACAGAATCTGGACCTTCAGAGTCTGGGCCTTTGGGAACAGAGTCTGGACCTTCAGAGTCTGGGCCTTTGGGAACAGAATCTGGACCTTCAGAGTCTGGGCATTTGGGAATAGAGTCTGGACCTTCAGAGTCTGGGCCTTTGGGAACAGAATCTGGACCTTCAGAGTCTGGGCCTTTGGGAACAGAGTCTGGGCTTTTGGGAACAGAATCTGGACCTTCAGAGTCTGGGCCTTTGGGAACAGAGTCTGGACCTTCAGAGTCTGGACCTTTGGGAACAGAATCTGGACCTTCAGAGTCTGGGCCTTTGGGAACAGAGTCTGGACCTTCAGAGTCTGGGCCTTTGGGAATAGAGTCTGGACCTTCAGAGTCTGGACCTTTGGGAACAGAATCTGTACCTTCAGAGTCTGGGCCTTTTGGAACAGAGTCTGGACCTTCAGAGTCTGGGCCTTTGGGAATAGAGTCTGGACCTTCAGAGTCTGGACCTTTGGCAACAGAGTCTGGACCTTCAGAGTCTGGACCTTTGGGAACAGAGTCTGGACCTTCAGAGTCTGGGCCTTTGGGAACAGAGTCCGGGCCTTTGGGAACAGAGTTTGGACCTTCAGAGTCTGGACATTTGGGAACAGAGTCTGGACCTTCAGAGTCTGGGCCTTTGGGAACAGAGTCTGGACCTTTGGGAACAGAGTCTGGACCTTCAGAGTCTGGGCCTTTGGGAATAGAGTCTGGACCTTCAGAGTCTGGACCTTTGGCAACAGAGTCTGGACCTTCAGAGTCCGGGCCTTTGGGAATAGAGTCTGGACCTTCAGAGTCTGGACCTTTGGGAACAGAGTCTGGAC TTTCAGAGTCTGGACCTTTGGGAACAGAGTCTGGACCTT TGTGTTCTCCTGTTAGTCGTACGTTTGAGTTGTTCTGTAACCTCGTGATCTGA
- the LOC132967028 gene encoding collagen alpha-1(III) chain-like isoform X3, with the protein MESGPSESGPLGTESGPSESGPLGTESGPSESGPLGTESGPSESGPLGTESGPSESGHLGIESGPSESGPLGTESGPSESGPLGTESGLLGTESGPSESGPLGTESGPSESGPLGTESGPSESGPLGTESGPSESGPLGIESGPSESGPLGTESVPSESGPFGTESGPSESGPLGIESGPSESGPLATESGPSESGPLGTESGPSESGPLGTESGPLGTEFGPSESGHLGTESGPSESGPLGTESGPLGTESGPSESGPLGIESGPSESGPLATESGPSESGPLGIESGPSESGPLGTESGPSESGPLGTESGPSESGHLGTESGPFGTEFGPSESGHLGTESGPSESGPLGTESGPLGTESGLSESGPLGTESGPLGTESGPLCSPVSRTFELFCNLVI; encoded by the exons ATGGAGTCTGGACCTTCAGAGTCTGGGCCTTTGGGAACAGAGTCTGGACCTTCAGAGTCTGGGCCTTTGGGAACAGAATCTGGACCTTCAGAGTCTGGGCCTTTGGGAACAGAGTCTGGACCTTCAGAGTCTGGGCCTTTGGGAACAGAATCTGGACCTTCAGAGTCTGGGCATTTGGGAATAGAGTCTGGACCTTCAGAGTCTGGGCCTTTGGGAACAGAATCTGGACCTTCAGAGTCTGGGCCTTTGGGAACAGAGTCTGGGCTTTTGGGAACAGAATCTGGACCTTCAGAGTCTGGGCCTTTGGGAACAGAGTCTGGACCTTCAGAGTCTGGACCTTTGGGAACAGAATCTGGACCTTCAGAGTCTGGGCCTTTGGGAACAGAGTCTGGACCTTCAGAGTCTGGGCCTTTGGGAATAGAGTCTGGACCTTCAGAGTCTGGACCTTTGGGAACAGAATCTGTACCTTCAGAGTCTGGGCCTTTTGGAACAGAGTCTGGACCTTCAGAGTCTGGGCCTTTGGGAATAGAGTCTGGACCTTCAGAGTCTGGACCTTTGGCAACAGAGTCTGGACCTTCAGAGTCTGGACCTTTGGGAACAGAGTCTGGACCTTCAGAGTCTGGGCCTTTGGGAACAGAGTCCGGGCCTTTGGGAACAGAGTTTGGACCTTCAGAGTCTGGACATTTGGGAACAGAGTCTGGACCTTCAGAGTCTGGGCCTTTGGGAACAGAGTCTGGACCTTTGGGAACAGAGTCTGGACCTTCAGAGTCTGGGCCTTTGGGAATAGAGTCTGGACCTTCAGAGTCTGGACCTTTGGCAACAGAGTCTGGACCTTCAGAGTCCGGGCCTTTGGGAATAGAGTCTGGACCTTCAGAGTCTGGACCTTTGGGAACAGAGTCTGGACCTTCAGAGTCTGGGCCTTTGGGAACAGAGTCTGGACCTTCAGAGTCTGGACATTTGGGAACAGAGTCTGGACCTTTTGGAACAGAGTTTGGACCTTCAGAGTCTGGACATTTGGGAACAGAGTCTGGACCTTCAGAGTCTGGGCCTTTGGGAACAGAGTCTGGACCTTTGGGAACAGAGTCTGGGC TTTCAGAGTCTGGACCTTTGGGAACAGAGTCTGGACCTTTGGGAACAGAGTCTGGACCTT TGTGTTCTCCTGTTAGTCGTACGTTTGAGTTGTTCTGTAACCTCGTGATCTGA
- the LOC132967028 gene encoding collagen alpha-1(III) chain-like isoform X4: protein MESGPSESGPLGTESGPSESGPLGTESGPSESGPLGTESGPSESGPLGTESGPSESGHLGIESGPSESGPLGTESGPSESGPLGTESGLLGTESGPSESGPLGTESGPSESGPLGTESGPSESGPLGTESGPSESGPLGIESGPSESGPLGTESVPSESGPFGTESGPSESGPLGIESGPSESGPLATESGPSESGPLGTESGPSESGPLGTESGPLGTEFGPSESGHLGTESGPSESGPLGTESGPLGTESGPSESGPLGIESGPSESGPLATESGPSESGPLGIESGPSESGPLGTESGPSESGPLGTESGPSESGHLGTESGPFGTEFGPSESGHLGTESGPSESGPLGTESGPLGTESGPLGTESGPLGTESGPLCSPVSRTFELFCNLVI from the exons ATGGAGTCTGGACCTTCAGAGTCTGGGCCTTTGGGAACAGAGTCTGGACCTTCAGAGTCTGGGCCTTTGGGAACAGAATCTGGACCTTCAGAGTCTGGGCCTTTGGGAACAGAGTCTGGACCTTCAGAGTCTGGGCCTTTGGGAACAGAATCTGGACCTTCAGAGTCTGGGCATTTGGGAATAGAGTCTGGACCTTCAGAGTCTGGGCCTTTGGGAACAGAATCTGGACCTTCAGAGTCTGGGCCTTTGGGAACAGAGTCTGGGCTTTTGGGAACAGAATCTGGACCTTCAGAGTCTGGGCCTTTGGGAACAGAGTCTGGACCTTCAGAGTCTGGACCTTTGGGAACAGAATCTGGACCTTCAGAGTCTGGGCCTTTGGGAACAGAGTCTGGACCTTCAGAGTCTGGGCCTTTGGGAATAGAGTCTGGACCTTCAGAGTCTGGACCTTTGGGAACAGAATCTGTACCTTCAGAGTCTGGGCCTTTTGGAACAGAGTCTGGACCTTCAGAGTCTGGGCCTTTGGGAATAGAGTCTGGACCTTCAGAGTCTGGACCTTTGGCAACAGAGTCTGGACCTTCAGAGTCTGGACCTTTGGGAACAGAGTCTGGACCTTCAGAGTCTGGGCCTTTGGGAACAGAGTCCGGGCCTTTGGGAACAGAGTTTGGACCTTCAGAGTCTGGACATTTGGGAACAGAGTCTGGACCTTCAGAGTCTGGGCCTTTGGGAACAGAGTCTGGACCTTTGGGAACAGAGTCTGGACCTTCAGAGTCTGGGCCTTTGGGAATAGAGTCTGGACCTTCAGAGTCTGGACCTTTGGCAACAGAGTCTGGACCTTCAGAGTCCGGGCCTTTGGGAATAGAGTCTGGACCTTCAGAGTCTGGACCTTTGGGAACAGAGTCTGGACCTTCAGAGTCTGGGCCTTTGGGAACAGAGTCTGGACCTTCAGAGTCTGGACATTTGGGAACAGAGTCTGGACCTTTTGGAACAGAGTTTGGACCTTCAGAGTCTGGACATTTGGGAACAGAGTCTGGACCTTCAGAGTCTGGGCCTTTGGGAACAGAGTCTGGACCTTTGGGAACAGAGTCTGGGC CTTTGGGAACAGAGTCTGGACCTTTGGGAACAGAGTCTGGACCTT TGTGTTCTCCTGTTAGTCGTACGTTTGAGTTGTTCTGTAACCTCGTGATCTGA
- the LOC132967028 gene encoding collagen alpha-1(V) chain-like isoform X7: protein MESGPSESGPLGTESGPSESGPLGTESGPSESGPLGTESGPSESGPLGTESGPSESGHLGIESGPSESGPLGTESGPSESGPLGTESGLLGTESGPSESGPLGTESGPSESGPLGTESGPSESGPLGTESGPSESGPLGIESGPSESGPLGTESVPSESGPFGTESGPSESGPLGIESGPSESGPLATESGPSESGPLGTESGPSESGPLGTESGPLGTEFGPSESGHLGTESGPSESGPLGTESGPLGTESGPLGTESGPSESGPLGTESGPSESGHLGTESGPFGTEFGPSESGHLGTESGPSESGPLGTESGPLGTESGPLGTESGPSESGLSESGPLGTESGPLGTESGPLCSPVSRTFELFCNLVI, encoded by the exons ATGGAGTCTGGACCTTCAGAGTCTGGGCCTTTGGGAACAGAGTCTGGACCTTCAGAGTCTGGGCCTTTGGGAACAGAATCTGGACCTTCAGAGTCTGGGCCTTTGGGAACAGAGTCTGGACCTTCAGAGTCTGGGCCTTTGGGAACAGAATCTGGACCTTCAGAGTCTGGGCATTTGGGAATAGAGTCTGGACCTTCAGAGTCTGGGCCTTTGGGAACAGAATCTGGACCTTCAGAGTCTGGGCCTTTGGGAACAGAGTCTGGGCTTTTGGGAACAGAATCTGGACCTTCAGAGTCTGGGCCTTTGGGAACAGAGTCTGGACCTTCAGAGTCTGGACCTTTGGGAACAGAATCTGGACCTTCAGAGTCTGGGCCTTTGGGAACAGAGTCTGGACCTTCAGAGTCTGGGCCTTTGGGAATAGAGTCTGGACCTTCAGAGTCTGGACCTTTGGGAACAGAATCTGTACCTTCAGAGTCTGGGCCTTTTGGAACAGAGTCTGGACCTTCAGAGTCTGGGCCTTTGGGAATAGAGTCTGGACCTTCAGAGTCTGGACCTTTGGCAACAGAGTCTGGACCTTCAGAGTCTGGACCTTTGGGAACAGAGTCTGGACCTTCAGAGTCTGGGCCTTTGGGAACAGAGTCCGGGCCTTTGGGAACAGAGTTTGGACCTTCAGAGTCTGGACATTTGGGAACAGAGTCTGGACCTTCAGAGTCTGGGCCTTTGGGAACAGAGTCTGGACCTTTGGGAACAGAGTCTGGAC CTTTGGGAACAGAGTCTGGACCTTCAGAGTCTGGGCCTTTGGGAACAGAGTCTGGACCTTCAGAGTCTGGACATTTGGGAACAGAGTCTGGACCTTTTGGAACAGAGTTTGGACCTTCAGAGTCTGGACATTTGGGAACAGAGTCTGGACCTTCAGAGTCTGGGCCTTTGGGAACAGAGTCTGGACCTTTGGGAACAGAGTCTGGGCCTTTAGGAACAGAGTCTGGACCTTCAGAGTCTGGACTTTCAGAGTCTGGACCTTTGGGAACAGAGTCTGGACCTTTGGGAACAGAGTCTGGACCTT TGTGTTCTCCTGTTAGTCGTACGTTTGAGTTGTTCTGTAACCTCGTGATCTGA
- the LOC132967028 gene encoding collagen alpha-1(III) chain-like isoform X1: MESGPSESGPLGTESGPSESGPLGTESGPSESGPLGTESGPSESGPLGTESGPSESGHLGIESGPSESGPLGTESGPSESGPLGTESGLLGTESGPSESGPLGTESGPSESGPLGTESGPSESGPLGTESGPSESGPLGIESGPSESGPLGTESVPSESGPFGTESGPSESGPLGIESGPSESGPLATESGPSESGPLGTESGPSESGPLGTESGPLGTEFGPSESGHLGTESGPSESGPLGTESGPLGTESGPSESGPLGIESGPSESGPLATESGPSESGPLGIESGPSESGPLGTESGPSESGPLGTESGPSESGHLGTESGPFGTEFGPSESGHLGTESGPSESGPLGTESGPLGTESGPLGTESGPSESGLSESGPLGTESGPLGTESGPLCSPVSRTFELFCNLVI, translated from the exons ATGGAGTCTGGACCTTCAGAGTCTGGGCCTTTGGGAACAGAGTCTGGACCTTCAGAGTCTGGGCCTTTGGGAACAGAATCTGGACCTTCAGAGTCTGGGCCTTTGGGAACAGAGTCTGGACCTTCAGAGTCTGGGCCTTTGGGAACAGAATCTGGACCTTCAGAGTCTGGGCATTTGGGAATAGAGTCTGGACCTTCAGAGTCTGGGCCTTTGGGAACAGAATCTGGACCTTCAGAGTCTGGGCCTTTGGGAACAGAGTCTGGGCTTTTGGGAACAGAATCTGGACCTTCAGAGTCTGGGCCTTTGGGAACAGAGTCTGGACCTTCAGAGTCTGGACCTTTGGGAACAGAATCTGGACCTTCAGAGTCTGGGCCTTTGGGAACAGAGTCTGGACCTTCAGAGTCTGGGCCTTTGGGAATAGAGTCTGGACCTTCAGAGTCTGGACCTTTGGGAACAGAATCTGTACCTTCAGAGTCTGGGCCTTTTGGAACAGAGTCTGGACCTTCAGAGTCTGGGCCTTTGGGAATAGAGTCTGGACCTTCAGAGTCTGGACCTTTGGCAACAGAGTCTGGACCTTCAGAGTCTGGACCTTTGGGAACAGAGTCTGGACCTTCAGAGTCTGGGCCTTTGGGAACAGAGTCCGGGCCTTTGGGAACAGAGTTTGGACCTTCAGAGTCTGGACATTTGGGAACAGAGTCTGGACCTTCAGAGTCTGGGCCTTTGGGAACAGAGTCTGGACCTTTGGGAACAGAGTCTGGACCTTCAGAGTCTGGGCCTTTGGGAATAGAGTCTGGACCTTCAGAGTCTGGACCTTTGGCAACAGAGTCTGGACCTTCAGAGTCCGGGCCTTTGGGAATAGAGTCTGGACCTTCAGAGTCTGGACCTTTGGGAACAGAGTCTGGACCTTCAGAGTCTGGGCCTTTGGGAACAGAGTCTGGACCTTCAGAGTCTGGACATTTGGGAACAGAGTCTGGACCTTTTGGAACAGAGTTTGGACCTTCAGAGTCTGGACATTTGGGAACAGAGTCTGGACCTTCAGAGTCTGGGCCTTTGGGAACAGAGTCTGGACCTTTGGGAACAGAGTCTGGGCCTTTAGGAACAGAGTCTGGACCTTCAGAGTCTGGACTTTCAGAGTCTGGACCTTTGGGAACAGAGTCTGGACCTTTGGGAACAGAGTCTGGACCTT TGTGTTCTCCTGTTAGTCGTACGTTTGAGTTGTTCTGTAACCTCGTGATCTGA
- the LOC132967028 gene encoding collagen alpha-1(III) chain-like isoform X2, with protein sequence MESGPSESGPLGTESGPSESGPLGTESGPSESGPLGTESGPSESGPLGTESGPSESGHLGIESGPSESGPLGTESGPSESGPLGTESGLLGTESGPSESGPLGTESGPSESGPLGTESGPSESGPLGTESGPSESGPLGIESGPSESGPLGTESVPSESGPFGTESGPSESGPLGIESGPSESGPLATESGPSESGPLGTESGPSESGPLGTESGPLGTEFGPSESGHLGTESGPSESGPLGTESGPLGTESGPSESGPLGIESGPSESGPLATESGPSESGPLGIESGPSESGPLGTESGPSESGPLGTESGPSESGHLGTESGPFGTEFGPSESGHLGTESGPSESGPLGTESGPLGTESGPLGTESGPSESGLSESGPLGTESGPLCSPVSRTFELFCNLVI encoded by the exons ATGGAGTCTGGACCTTCAGAGTCTGGGCCTTTGGGAACAGAGTCTGGACCTTCAGAGTCTGGGCCTTTGGGAACAGAATCTGGACCTTCAGAGTCTGGGCCTTTGGGAACAGAGTCTGGACCTTCAGAGTCTGGGCCTTTGGGAACAGAATCTGGACCTTCAGAGTCTGGGCATTTGGGAATAGAGTCTGGACCTTCAGAGTCTGGGCCTTTGGGAACAGAATCTGGACCTTCAGAGTCTGGGCCTTTGGGAACAGAGTCTGGGCTTTTGGGAACAGAATCTGGACCTTCAGAGTCTGGGCCTTTGGGAACAGAGTCTGGACCTTCAGAGTCTGGACCTTTGGGAACAGAATCTGGACCTTCAGAGTCTGGGCCTTTGGGAACAGAGTCTGGACCTTCAGAGTCTGGGCCTTTGGGAATAGAGTCTGGACCTTCAGAGTCTGGACCTTTGGGAACAGAATCTGTACCTTCAGAGTCTGGGCCTTTTGGAACAGAGTCTGGACCTTCAGAGTCTGGGCCTTTGGGAATAGAGTCTGGACCTTCAGAGTCTGGACCTTTGGCAACAGAGTCTGGACCTTCAGAGTCTGGACCTTTGGGAACAGAGTCTGGACCTTCAGAGTCTGGGCCTTTGGGAACAGAGTCCGGGCCTTTGGGAACAGAGTTTGGACCTTCAGAGTCTGGACATTTGGGAACAGAGTCTGGACCTTCAGAGTCTGGGCCTTTGGGAACAGAGTCTGGACCTTTGGGAACAGAGTCTGGACCTTCAGAGTCTGGGCCTTTGGGAATAGAGTCTGGACCTTCAGAGTCTGGACCTTTGGCAACAGAGTCTGGACCTTCAGAGTCCGGGCCTTTGGGAATAGAGTCTGGACCTTCAGAGTCTGGACCTTTGGGAACAGAGTCTGGACCTTCAGAGTCTGGGCCTTTGGGAACAGAGTCTGGACCTTCAGAGTCTGGACATTTGGGAACAGAGTCTGGACCTTTTGGAACAGAGTTTGGACCTTCAGAGTCTGGACATTTGGGAACAGAGTCTGGACCTTCAGAGTCTGGGCCTTTGGGAACAGAGTCTGGACCTTTGGGAACAGAGTCTGGGCCTTTAGGAACAGAGTCTGGACCTTCAGAGTCTGGACTTTCAGAGTCTGGACCTTTGGGAACAGAGTCTGGACCTT TGTGTTCTCCTGTTAGTCGTACGTTTGAGTTGTTCTGTAACCTCGTGATCTGA